A region of Leclercia adecarboxylata DNA encodes the following proteins:
- the rnk gene encoding nucleoside diphosphate kinase regulator yields the protein MSRPTIIINELDAERIDRLLEQPAFASLPIADALNAELDRAQMCAPQDMPSDVVTMNSKVKFRDLTNGEVRTRTLVYPAQMTDSSTQLSVLAPVGAALIGLRTGDTIHWELPGGTATHLEVLELLWQPEAAGEYLR from the coding sequence ATGTCCAGACCCACAATTATCATTAACGAACTCGATGCTGAACGTATCGACCGCCTGCTGGAGCAACCGGCCTTTGCATCGCTGCCCATTGCGGATGCCCTGAACGCAGAACTGGATCGCGCCCAGATGTGCGCTCCGCAGGACATGCCGTCCGACGTGGTGACCATGAACAGCAAGGTGAAGTTTCGCGATCTGACCAACGGCGAAGTGCGCACCCGCACGCTGGTTTACCCGGCGCAGATGACCGACAGCAGCACGCAGCTGTCGGTGCTGGCGCCGGTGGGTGCCGCGTTGATTGGACTGCGTACCGGCGATACCATCCACTGGGAGCTGCCGGGCGGTACCGCCACGCATCTGGAGGTGCTGGAACTGCTCTGGCAGCCTGAAGCGGCGGGCGAATACCTGCGCTAA
- a CDS encoding flavin reductase family protein, whose translation MYFYQPSQGHGLPHDPLNAIVGPRPIGWIASCDPEGRPNLAPYSFFNCFNYHPPIIGFASSGWKDSVRNIVETKEFVWNLTTRDLASAMNETSASLQHGEDEFLRAGLTKAESRLVKVPRVAESPVNFECRLSQCIQLTAASGAPVDTWLVLGEVVGIHIDESLLHEGIYQTAKAQPVLRAGGPTAYFAISEDQRFDLVRPDARKG comes from the coding sequence ATGTACTTCTACCAACCTTCCCAGGGACACGGCCTGCCGCACGATCCTTTAAACGCCATTGTTGGTCCACGTCCGATTGGCTGGATTGCGTCATGCGATCCTGAAGGACGCCCCAATCTGGCGCCTTACAGCTTTTTCAACTGTTTTAACTACCACCCGCCAATCATTGGCTTTGCCAGCTCGGGCTGGAAAGACAGCGTGCGCAATATTGTCGAGACCAAAGAGTTTGTCTGGAATCTCACTACCCGCGATCTGGCCAGCGCCATGAATGAGACCTCGGCCAGCCTGCAGCACGGTGAGGATGAGTTTCTGCGTGCCGGGCTGACCAAGGCGGAGAGCAGGTTGGTGAAGGTGCCGCGCGTTGCCGAAAGTCCGGTCAACTTTGAGTGCCGCCTGTCGCAGTGCATCCAGCTTACTGCCGCCAGCGGCGCGCCGGTCGATACCTGGCTGGTGCTGGGGGAAGTGGTGGGGATCCACATTGACGAAAGCCTGCTGCATGAGGGGATCTACCAGACGGCGAAAGCGCAGCCGGTGCTGCGCGCCGGTGGCCCGACGGCGTACTTCGCCATTAGCGAGGATCAACGCTTTGACCTGGTCCGCCCGGACGCGCGAAAAGGGTAA
- the rna gene encoding ribonuclease I, whose amino-acid sequence MFRKDFVLPVSATAVALCALPALAAPLQATQYADFDRYVLALSWQSGFCQSLHDRNRAAPDECRLQKERDDKTTILTVHGLWPGLPKSIAARGVDDRRWMRYGCATRPIPNMPEAKASRKCDAAETGLSLTGAAKLNEVMPGAGGNSCLERYEYAKHGVCFGFDPDAYFGTMVRMNQEVKASPLGQFLAENYGKTVTRSAFDAAVARSWGPATVKAVKLSCSGNPAYLTEMQMSLTAASINAPLATASFAPQPHPGNCGKQFVIDKIGY is encoded by the coding sequence ATGTTCAGAAAGGATTTCGTTTTGCCTGTCAGCGCAACCGCAGTCGCGCTGTGCGCTTTGCCAGCCCTGGCAGCCCCGCTTCAGGCGACGCAATATGCAGATTTCGATCGCTACGTGCTGGCGCTCTCATGGCAGTCTGGTTTTTGCCAGAGCCTGCATGACCGCAACCGCGCAGCGCCGGACGAGTGCCGCCTGCAAAAAGAGCGTGACGACAAAACGACCATCCTCACCGTGCATGGCCTGTGGCCGGGCCTGCCGAAGTCTATCGCGGCCCGCGGCGTCGACGATCGTCGCTGGATGCGCTATGGCTGCGCAACCCGCCCCATCCCGAATATGCCGGAGGCAAAAGCCAGCCGTAAATGCGACGCCGCAGAGACCGGCCTGTCGTTGACCGGGGCCGCTAAGCTGAACGAGGTGATGCCCGGTGCAGGCGGTAACTCCTGCCTTGAGCGTTACGAATATGCCAAACACGGGGTCTGCTTCGGCTTCGATCCGGACGCCTATTTCGGCACCATGGTGCGCATGAACCAGGAAGTGAAAGCCAGCCCGCTGGGGCAGTTCCTCGCAGAGAACTACGGCAAAACCGTCACCCGCAGCGCCTTCGATGCCGCGGTCGCCAGGAGCTGGGGGCCCGCCACGGTCAAAGCCGTTAAGCTCAGCTGCAGCGGCAACCCGGCGTATCTCACGGAGATGCAGATGTCGCTCACCGCGGCCAGCATCAACGCCCCGCTGGCCACAGCCTCATTTGCCCCGCAGCCGCATCCGGGCAACTGCGGGAAACAGTTTGTAATCGATAAAATCGGCTACTGA
- the dcuC gene encoding anaerobic C4-dicarboxylate transporter DcuC — protein MLTFIELLIGVIVIVGVARYIIKGYSATGVLFVGGLALLIVSALMGHKVLPSSATSTGYTATDIIEYIKILLMSRGGDLGMMIMMLCGFAAYMTHIGANDMVVKLASKPLSYINSPYLLMIAAYFVACLMSLAVSSATGLGVLLMATLFPVMVNVGISRGAAAAICASPAAIILSPTSGDVVLAAKAAEMPLIDFAFKTTLPISIAAIIGMAIAHFFWQRYLDKKENISHERLDVSEITTTAPSFYAILPFTPIIGVLIFDGKWGPELHIITILVLCMLIAAVLEFVRVFNTQKVFSGLEVAYRGMADAFAGVVMLLVAAGVFAQGLSTIGFIQSLISIATSFGSASIILMMVLVVLTMLAAMTTGSGNAPFYAFVEMIPKLAHSSGINPAYLTIPMLQASNLGRTISPVSGVVVAVAGMAKISPFEVVKRTSVPVLVGLVIVIIATEVLVPGTAVG, from the coding sequence ATGCTAACGTTTATCGAGCTCCTGATCGGGGTGATAGTCATTGTCGGCGTCGCACGCTACATCATCAAAGGTTACTCCGCTACCGGGGTGCTGTTTGTCGGCGGTCTTGCCCTGCTGATCGTCAGCGCCCTGATGGGCCACAAGGTGCTGCCGTCCAGCGCCACCAGCACCGGCTACACGGCGACCGACATTATTGAATACATCAAAATCCTGCTGATGAGCCGCGGTGGCGATCTGGGGATGATGATCATGATGCTCTGCGGGTTTGCCGCCTATATGACCCATATCGGCGCTAACGATATGGTGGTCAAGCTGGCCTCGAAGCCGCTGAGCTATATCAACTCCCCTTACCTGCTGATGATTGCCGCCTATTTCGTGGCCTGTCTGATGTCGCTGGCCGTCTCGTCGGCAACCGGCCTGGGCGTATTGCTGATGGCGACCCTGTTCCCGGTGATGGTTAACGTGGGGATCAGCCGCGGTGCGGCAGCGGCTATTTGTGCCTCTCCGGCGGCGATTATTCTCTCGCCTACCTCCGGTGACGTGGTGCTGGCCGCCAAAGCCGCCGAGATGCCGCTGATCGATTTCGCCTTTAAAACCACCCTGCCGATCTCGATTGCCGCCATTATCGGCATGGCGATTGCGCACTTCTTCTGGCAGCGCTACCTCGATAAAAAAGAGAACATCTCTCACGAGCGTCTCGACGTCAGCGAAATCACCACTACCGCCCCTTCCTTCTATGCCATTCTGCCGTTCACACCGATTATCGGGGTGCTGATTTTCGACGGCAAATGGGGCCCGGAGCTGCATATCATCACCATCCTGGTGCTCTGCATGCTGATTGCCGCGGTGCTGGAATTTGTGCGCGTCTTCAATACCCAGAAGGTCTTTAGCGGCCTGGAAGTGGCCTATCGAGGCATGGCGGACGCCTTCGCTGGCGTGGTCATGCTGCTGGTTGCGGCCGGGGTCTTTGCCCAGGGGCTGAGCACCATCGGCTTTATCCAGAGCCTGATCTCGATTGCCACCTCTTTCGGTTCAGCGAGCATTATCCTGATGATGGTGCTGGTGGTGCTGACCATGCTGGCGGCGATGACCACCGGCTCCGGTAACGCGCCATTCTATGCCTTTGTGGAGATGATCCCGAAACTGGCGCACTCGTCCGGTATCAACCCGGCCTATCTCACCATCCCAATGCTGCAGGCCTCTAACCTGGGCCGTACCATCTCCCCGGTGTCCGGCGTGGTCGTAGCCGTGGCCGGGATGGCAAAAATCTCGCCGTTCGAAGTGGTGAAACGCACCTCTGTTCCGGTGCTGGTTGGGCTGGTCATCGTCATTATTGCCACTGAAGTACTGGTGCCTGGCACCGCGGTAGGCTAA
- the pagP gene encoding lipid IV(A) palmitoyltransferase PagP has translation MKFFNKPVLIFSFIFAQLPFSTAATAKDVPPLRAWVKTIHNDMVETWEEPQHYDLYVPAITWHARFAYDKEKTDRYNERPWGAGFGQSRWDEKGNWHGLYAMAFKDSYNKWEPIAGYGWEKTWRPLADDNFHVGLGFTAAVTARDNWNYIPIPLALPLASIGYGPATFQMTYIPGTYNNGNVYFAWMRFQF, from the coding sequence GTGAAATTTTTTAATAAGCCTGTCCTTATTTTTTCTTTTATTTTTGCTCAGTTACCTTTTTCTACTGCGGCAACGGCTAAAGACGTACCTCCTCTCAGAGCCTGGGTCAAAACTATCCACAACGATATGGTTGAAACCTGGGAAGAACCCCAGCATTACGATCTTTATGTACCCGCCATCACCTGGCATGCCCGCTTTGCTTACGACAAAGAGAAGACCGATCGCTACAACGAGCGTCCGTGGGGGGCTGGCTTCGGTCAGTCACGCTGGGATGAAAAAGGGAACTGGCACGGCCTTTACGCGATGGCGTTCAAAGACTCATACAATAAATGGGAGCCCATTGCAGGCTACGGCTGGGAGAAAACCTGGCGTCCGCTGGCCGATGACAACTTCCATGTGGGACTTGGCTTTACCGCCGCAGTGACGGCGCGCGATAACTGGAATTACATCCCCATTCCGCTTGCCCTGCCGCTGGCCTCCATAGGGTATGGTCCGGCGACCTTCCAGATGACCTACATCCCCGGAACCTATAACAACGGTAACGTTTACTTCGCCTGGATGCGGTTCCAGTTTTAA
- the cspE gene encoding transcription antiterminator/RNA stability regulator CspE, with amino-acid sequence MSKIKGNVKWFNESKGFGFITPEDGSKDVFVHFSAIQSNGFKTLAEGQRVEFEITNGAKGPSAANVIAL; translated from the coding sequence ATGTCTAAGATTAAAGGTAACGTTAAGTGGTTTAATGAGTCCAAAGGATTCGGTTTCATTACTCCGGAAGATGGCAGCAAAGACGTGTTCGTACACTTCTCTGCAATCCAGAGCAATGGTTTCAAAACTCTGGCTGAAGGTCAGCGCGTTGAGTTTGAAATCACTAACGGTGCCAAAGGCCCTTCTGCTGCTAACGTAATCGCTCTGTAA
- the crcB gene encoding fluoride efflux transporter CrcB, whose amino-acid sequence MFQLLLAVFIGGGTGSVARWLLSMRFNPLHQQIPFGTLTANLLGAFIIGLGLAWFNRMTHIDPVWKVLITTGFCGGLTTFSTFSAEVVFLLQDGRAAWALLNIAVNLLGSLMMTALAFWLISAVNAH is encoded by the coding sequence GTGTTTCAACTACTTTTAGCCGTTTTTATCGGTGGGGGCACAGGAAGCGTAGCGCGCTGGCTATTGAGCATGCGCTTTAATCCGCTTCATCAGCAGATCCCGTTCGGCACGCTGACAGCCAATCTCCTGGGCGCATTTATTATTGGCCTGGGGCTGGCGTGGTTCAACAGAATGACTCACATCGATCCGGTCTGGAAAGTATTGATCACCACCGGCTTCTGCGGCGGGCTGACCACCTTCTCGACATTTTCAGCAGAAGTGGTGTTTCTGTTGCAGGATGGGCGGGCGGCATGGGCGCTGCTGAACATCGCCGTCAACCTGCTGGGCTCGCTAATGATGACCGCGCTCGCATTCTGGTTAATTTCTGCGGTTAACGCGCATTAA